The following nucleotide sequence is from Nitrospira sp..
GACATTCGCCTTAAGGCGCGTGCTGCCCGATTCTTTGATGAGCCAGGTGACGATTTCCTCGCGCCTGGCCTCCATAATCGCAGCGGCCCGGCGGAGGATGGCTGCCCGTTCGCCGGGCAACATCGCCGCCCATTTCGGCTGCGCGTCCGCCGCGACCCTGTAGGCTTCATTCAAATCTTGCTCGTCGGCGAGGGGAATGCGGACGAGAATCTCGTCGGTGTAGGGATCGCGATCTTCGGAGATTTTTCCGCTCCGCCCGCCCCGCCATTGCCCGCCCAACGGCATGCGGTCAAATCCCTCGTACGGTGTCGCTGTCATGACGATGCTCCTTATTTCATTTCTTTCAGAAGACCTTGCCGCCACTCACGATCCGAAGCGGACGATCGGCCTGATCGTGATGCCCTTCTCGCTGTCTTCAGCCGTCTGGTTGATCTGGTCGAGGCTGTAGAATTTCACCAGCCTGGCGAACGGGAAGCGGCCCTGCGCATACAATCCCACGAGACCGGGGATAAACAGATCCGGCACGCTGTCGCCTCGACAATCTCGGTAAGCCACTTGACGGTTGTCACGCAATTCACATCGAAGCTGGCTTCCGTGCTCAGCGCCGCGCCTCCACGATGCCCGCAAGTCCACCGCCTTAGGGCTCACCGAGGAGCTGTTGTCGCGTGTGGCCTACGTTGCCGTCTATATCGACGTTCGCATCATGTATTGATCCTGTAGACCCTCGGCGCGACGTTTGAGGGCGGCATTCATCTCTTCGAAACCGCGGCGTGTCACCGGTTCGATGCTCCTCCACAGTAGCGGCACCAGCAACCCACGAAAACGCTCACGTTGGATGAACCTGCTTTGATGATCGCCCAGACGCTCGATCTGGAATGCATGCTCGCCATCGAACAGACCCGGAATGATGAGATGCCCCAGCCAGCGTAATTCCTCGCCCGCTTTGGAGACGAGAACCCTGGGTCGAAACGTCATGCCTCGACCTCCAGTTGGCTGGATTTTCGCTTTGAGTGTCTCGCCGGGCTTCGGGTTACCAGAGATTGAACGGATAAACGGATTCCACTCCGGATAGGAGCTAAAATCCGCCAGCACGTTCCAGATGGTTCCACGCGACGCATTGATGTGAATCTCTGTGAGCAATTCTTTCATGGCAAGGCGCAGCGCGTCATCTGTTGACCGTCGTGAGTACAGTGGTCAGCGGTCTTCTCACGCACCGAGACGCACGATCGGCTTGATCGTGACGCCCTTCTCACTGTCCTCCGCCGCCTGATTGATCTGGTCCAGGCTATAAAATTTCACCAGCCTATCGAACGGGAAACGGCCCTGCGCATACAGCTCAACGAGACTCGGAATGAACAGATCCGGCACGCTGTCGCCTTCGATGATGCCGATAATCCGTTTGCCGGTGGTCATGACCCCGTTCACATCGAAGCTGGCTTCGGTGCCCAGCGCTGGGGCCCCGACGATGCCGCACACGCCTCTAATTGCCAAGGCATCGATCGCCTGGCGCAGCACGGCGGGACGTCCGCTCGATTCAAGCGTGAAATCTGCGCCGCCGCCGGTGATCCTGCGGACCGCTTCAACGGGATCAGTCTCGCGGCTGTTCACGGTGTGGGTCGCTCCGAGCTCCTTGGCCAGCGCAAGCCGCGACGGGACAACATCGGCGACGATGATGGTCGTCGCACCGGCCACCCGCGCGGCCATCACCGAGCTCAGGCCGACGGCTCCGCCACCGAACGCGGCGAAGCTGCTGCCGGGCCTGACTTTCAACCCGTTCATCACGGCTCCCGCACCGGTTTGAATACCGCAGCCGAGGGGACCGAGCAATTCCAGCGGTGCATTGGCCGAGACCTTGACGACGTTTCGCTCGTGAGCGAGGGCATAGGTGCCGAACGACGACTGGCCGAAGAAATGATCCTGGACGGCACCCTGCTTATCATGAGTCGCAGTACTGCCGTCTTCGCGCGCACCCCCGAAATTCAACGGGTAGAAATTCGCGCAGTAGGTCAGGTCGCCGTTCAGGCAGGGTTTGCAGTGGCCGCACCACATGTAGGTCAGCACCACGTGGTCGCCCGGTGCAATTTTTTTGACGTTGCTGCCGACCTGCTCTACGATACCGGCCCCTTCATGGCCAAGGACAACCGGTAACGGCACGGTATAGAGCTGGTCGCGCGCGACCATGTCGGTGTGACACATGCCAGTCGCGACGATCCGAATCAAGGCCTCGTCGGGACGTGGCCCTTCCAAGGTGAGCGTCTCGACCTGGAACGGTCCACCTTTTTTGCGAACCACCGCCGCCGTGATCTCGCGGGCTATACTCTTCTCCTTGTTTGTCATTTCCGTGCTCCTCTCAATCGACATGGCCAATCGGTGGCCCTTTCCTCCTGGGGCGCTGATCCCCCCACCTGACCGGCACCTCTGGGATGAATGACGTCCTCTTCACTATGGACTCACGCGGATTCACCGATTACAGCCTGATGCCGGACTTGCCCGGCGCGAGGATTCCGTTGGGGTCGAGCGCCTGTTTCAACGTCCGATTGACCGATCGCTGCACCGGACTGTATGTGTCGGCCACCTTGTCCATGAATGCCGTGTTTGTGCGATAGCTTCCGTACCCCAGCGCCGAAAACTCCGTTACCAGCTCATCGAAACATTGGTACGCGGCCTTCGTCATGGCTGGATCGGACCGGTCGTACAACATGTCGAGAATATGATGCATGTCACGCATGCCGACGATAAACTCACCGGTGTAATCCAACCCGTGCTTGGTCAGGATGCGCTTGGCCAGCGCCATCTGATTCAGGGTCTCACTGCCCCGCGCCGGACACACGGGGGCGAACCAGAGAGAACCGCCTCCGCCGCGCCAGTTGTAGAGATTAAATTCCCTCAGGTCCATCCCGCCGCGCATGAGGGCCGCCCGGTATCCGAACTGGGGATCATCGCCGACATCCTCTTGCGTCAAGAACTTCGCCTTGCCCGACTTGCCGAAGGCGTCGGTCACGATCTTCCAATTCACGTCCACCTGTTCCTTTGTGCCATAGAGTGCGGCCGTAACATTCCAGAGGCCCATGTTGTGATCCTTAACCAATTGTCGCACCGCTTCATCCGAGATCGAACCGGGCCCTGACACGTAGTCGCTCCGCTTGGCCTTCACCGCCGCTTCGTAGAGCGCATGGGCGATGACTCCTGAATTGGGAATGACGCCGTTCAGGCGAAGAGGGCGCATGGTCTCCACGATCTCCACGACATCTTCTTCATTTTGATATTGAATCAGGAACGGCTTATACACCGGCGGCGCCGGCTGCAGCCAAAACCCGAATTTCGTGACGATGCCGTAGTTGGACTGGGTAAAGATGCCATCGAGATAAGGACCGTAGCCCCACTTGAACACCTGCCAGGTATTGGATTTCGGCAACCCACCCATTGCCGTGCGGAGAACTTCGCCGTTCGCGAGAACCACTTCCATGCCGCAGGCGTTCATAAAATGCTCCCCGTAGGGGGTGTAGCCGACCCCCCGGTCCAGCGTATTGCCCGTCGGCCCGGCAATGGCGGAGGGCGCCGGCACGGAGAGCCATAAAGGAAGCTTATGCTCTTGAAAGTAGTCGTAGAGCTGTCGATAGGTGACGCCCGGTTCAACGAGGGCGTAGCAGAGGTCGCCATCGACTTCGAGGATGCGGTTCATGCGATGGAGATCGAGCACGACCTGGCCACGCTCCGCCGGAGCCGCAGAGCCATATCCCAAGTTCTTGCCGGTCGAGACCGTCCATATCGGCACCTTGTGTTTGTTGCAGATACCAACGATCTTCTGGATTTGTTCCACAGTCGTCGCCAGAATCGCGGCGGACGGCTGGTGATTCGCCTCCGCCACCGGCATCATGACCTTGGTATAGGGTGCGAGCTGATCAGCACTCGTCAGCACATTACTCTCCCCCAAGACGCCACGGAACTCCTTCACCGCGGCATCAAACGTTTCTTCGGAAACACCCTTCGGCAAGGCGATATATTTGCTGGCCATTCTTCTTCCTCCTGGCTCGGGCTAGAGATCCACCACAAATGACACGAATCGTTCCTGCGGATGCGTCCCATCACCGATTGGCGATTGCCGCACGAACGCGCGGCTGGCACAGGATTCTCGAACGGAATCGACACCCAGCGCCGAGACGGTCACGGCATAACCCACGGACTCGACCCAGTCGCCGGCCTGCAACCTGACGGTCTCGCGCCTGCATGCTCGCAGGGGAATGGGCTCCCATCCCTCGATTGCAGTCAGGCCGATCAGCCTGCGCCCGTCCGCCAGCGAGAGCCCTGAACTGTGGAGATGGACGGATTCCGATTCGGTCGACAGATACGACGAAAATCCCGGCGCAGACCAACCTGACACGGGGCCCGCTTCGTTCGGGGCGTGAAGAAAATCTTCAGTTATCGAGAATCCGTCCTGGTCGGCGGCGAGCTGCGACGCCAAAATACCTCCCACGCCATGAGCCGGGGAGGTGGTTGCCCAGGCATGGCGGAGCTGACAGGCACTGTCTGCCGAGCACACATGCGTGCCCATCGAGAGGAGCCGAACGCCGGCTGTCCGAGCCAGCTCAAGAACAATCACCGCGCTGGCATCGTCCATCACGGCGATCATCCGCGTTCCCCGGGACTGATCCAGCAGAGTGACCATCCGGTCCACGGCGGTTAACAACCCGCCTTTCAGTTTCACGATTCGGAGCGCTTCGTATGTCAAACCTACACAGGCGGCGCCTGCGCCGCTTGCGAAGGCCTCGTCCGCACCGGTACCGCCCAAGACCAACATGCACCGGCTGGGTCTTCGCACAGGTGACTCCGCAAAGGTCCATGGAGGAACACCCATCGCCAGGAGAGCCCCGCCCGCTAGCAGGCCCTTCATCAGACTGCGTCGATCAACCTTCATGGAGTGAGCCCTCCTTACTTGTTGGCCTCTGCTTTGGACAGATATTCGGCCAGTTTTTCCAACGACTGGTCATCGATCTCGGAAGCGCGAAACGCCGGCATTGCCCGGTTGCCGTGTCGCACGATGAATTGGATGTAGGTAGGATCCAGGCCGCGACCTCGAAGGGTCGGACCTACTGCGGTTTCGTGGCACAAGGCGCAGATCTTCGCATAGACCTCGGCTCCATTCTTCCACGCGAAGCCTGGCTTGGGCGCCTCTTCGGGCGCCGCCCCGGCGACTCTCGCTGCCATCCCAGCCGCAACGAGCACCACCAGGCCAAGCCTGGACAATTGCTTATTGGTTGTTATCCCACCCATATCGCCTCCTCTTGCTGGCCTCGCTCACTCTCCTCC
It contains:
- a CDS encoding SRPBCC domain-containing protein yields the protein MKELLTEIHINASRGTIWNVLADFSSYPEWNPFIRSISGNPKPGETLKAKIQPTGGRGMTFRPRVLVSKAGEELRWLGHLIIPGLFDGEHAFQIERLGDHQSRFIQRERFRGLLVPLLWRSIEPVTRRGFEEMNAALKRRAEGLQDQYMMRTSI
- a CDS encoding NAD(P)-dependent alcohol dehydrogenase, with the protein product MTNKEKSIAREITAAVVRKKGGPFQVETLTLEGPRPDEALIRIVATGMCHTDMVARDQLYTVPLPVVLGHEGAGIVEQVGSNVKKIAPGDHVVLTYMWCGHCKPCLNGDLTYCANFYPLNFGGAREDGSTATHDKQGAVQDHFFGQSSFGTYALAHERNVVKVSANAPLELLGPLGCGIQTGAGAVMNGLKVRPGSSFAAFGGGAVGLSSVMAARVAGATTIIVADVVPSRLALAKELGATHTVNSRETDPVEAVRRITGGGADFTLESSGRPAVLRQAIDALAIRGVCGIVGAPALGTEASFDVNGVMTTGKRIIGIIEGDSVPDLFIPSLVELYAQGRFPFDRLVKFYSLDQINQAAEDSEKGVTIKPIVRLGA
- a CDS encoding FAD-binding oxidoreductase; the encoded protein is MASKYIALPKGVSEETFDAAVKEFRGVLGESNVLTSADQLAPYTKVMMPVAEANHQPSAAILATTVEQIQKIVGICNKHKVPIWTVSTGKNLGYGSAAPAERGQVVLDLHRMNRILEVDGDLCYALVEPGVTYRQLYDYFQEHKLPLWLSVPAPSAIAGPTGNTLDRGVGYTPYGEHFMNACGMEVVLANGEVLRTAMGGLPKSNTWQVFKWGYGPYLDGIFTQSNYGIVTKFGFWLQPAPPVYKPFLIQYQNEEDVVEIVETMRPLRLNGVIPNSGVIAHALYEAAVKAKRSDYVSGPGSISDEAVRQLVKDHNMGLWNVTAALYGTKEQVDVNWKIVTDAFGKSGKAKFLTQEDVGDDPQFGYRAALMRGGMDLREFNLYNWRGGGGSLWFAPVCPARGSETLNQMALAKRILTKHGLDYTGEFIVGMRDMHHILDMLYDRSDPAMTKAAYQCFDELVTEFSALGYGSYRTNTAFMDKVADTYSPVQRSVNRTLKQALDPNGILAPGKSGIRL
- a CDS encoding cytochrome c, which translates into the protein MGGITTNKQLSRLGLVVLVAAGMAARVAGAAPEEAPKPGFAWKNGAEVYAKICALCHETAVGPTLRGRGLDPTYIQFIVRHGNRAMPAFRASEIDDQSLEKLAEYLSKAEANK